A stretch of the Uranotaenia lowii strain MFRU-FL chromosome 3, ASM2978415v1, whole genome shotgun sequence genome encodes the following:
- the LOC129755052 gene encoding ubiquitin thioesterase OTU1 has protein sequence MGRYTLKLKTKTGQQHIVSNLEPNTTVQSLKDRITELTTIPTEGLHVVLGFPPFRQLDLSQNEALISTIGITNGDTLIVEEKLLSEEERQQLAKAKRMQEDEKLARELAAQGEEGSGILMKQVVPSDNSCLFTSIGFVLTGKVDPESSQYMRQIIVSTVNADKQEYNEGILGRPNEEYCAWILQPDSWGGAIEVSILSAYHGIEFDVVDITNAIIIRFGEDRNYGMRAFLLFDGIHYDPLYLESTSGEPPKTIFPIEDQAVYMQAEQLAQEAKSSRQFTDVNKFTLRCIDCDCMLKGQVEAQQHAKKTGHVNFGEV, from the exons ATGGGTCGTTATACATTGAAGCTGAAAACCAAAACTGGCCAGCAGCACATTGTCAGCAATCTGGAACCGAACACAACGGTTCAATCGTTGAAGGATCGTATCACGGAGCTGACCACGATTCCGACTGAAGGGCTACATGTGGTGCTAGGCTTTCCGCCCTTCAGGCAGCTTGATCTGAGTCAAAACGAGGCCTTGATATCGACCATCGGAATCACCAATGGCGATACGCTGATCGTCGAGGAGAAGCTGCTCAGCGAGGAGGAACGCCAGCAGCTGGCCAAAGCAAAACGGATGCAGGAGGACGAAAAACTGGCTCGAGAGCTGGCCGCCCAGGGCGAAGAGGGATCCGGCATTCTGATGAAGCAGGTCGTGCCGAGCGATAATTCCTGCTTGTTCACTAGCATCG gatTTGTTTTAACCGGTAAAGTGGATCCGGAAAGTAGTCAGTACATGCGCCAAATTATCGTCTCGACCGTGAATGCCGACAAGCAGGAGTACAACGAAGGCATTCTAGGTCGACCGAACGAGGAGTACTGTGCTTGGATTTTGCAGCCGGACTCGTGGGGTGGCGCGATTGAAGTTTCGATCCTGTCAGCATATCATGGGATAGAATTCGACGTCGTGGACATCACCAATGCCATTATCATTCGATTCGGCGAGGACAGAAACTATGGCATGCGAGCGTTCTTGCTTTTCGATGGCATCCACTATGATCCATTGTATCTAGAATCGACCTCG GGTGAACCACCGAAAACTATCTTCCCGATCGAGGACCAGGCTGTGTACATGCAGGCCGAGCAGCTGGCCCAGGAGGCAAAATCTTCCCGTCAGTTCACCGACGTCAACAAATTCACCCTGCGCTGCATCGATTGCGATTGCATGCTCAAGGGCCAGGTGGAGGCTCAGCAGCACGCTAAAAAGACTGGTCACGTCAACTTCGGGGAGGTTTGA
- the LOC129755053 gene encoding general transcription factor IIF subunit 2, translated as MSKEAEPARADKELDLSNAGRGVWLVKVPKYIANKWEKAPGNIEVGKLKISKQVGQKAQVSLTLSDAVIEIDPSDKIPRDHRLDVSVVTKQTLGVFSHSIPPVSTREDAPPEQEKLFMEGRIVQKLECRPYADNCYMKMKLESIRKASQPARQVKSLEKIVHNFKPVSDHKHNIEDKERKKAEGKKSRDDKNAVLDMLFNAFEKHQYYNIKDLVKITRQPISYLKEILKEVCDYNMKNPHKNMWELKKEYRHYKEDDKKEDSKGGGSDSDSD; from the coding sequence ATGTCAAAGGAAGCCGAGCCTGCCCGGGCTGACAAGGAGCTGGATCTATCCAACGCAGGAAGAGGCGTTTGGTTAGTCAAAGTTCCCAAATACATTGCCAACAAGTGGGAGAAAGCTCCCGGGAATATTGAGGTCGGTAAACTGAAAATTTCTAAGCAGGTCGGTCAGAAGGCTCAGGTCTCGCTAACCCTGTCAGATGCCGTCATCGAGATTGATCCGTCGGACAAGATTCCGCGAGATCACCGGCTGGACGTGTCGGTTGTGACCAAACAAACGTTGGGAGTTTTCTCCCACAGCATTCCTCCGGTATCGACCCGTGAAGATGCCCCACCGGAACAGGAAAAATTGTTCATGGAAGGTCGCATCGTGCAGAAGTTGGAGTGTCGTCCGTACGCCGATAATTGCTACATGAAAATGAAGCTGGAATCGATCCGTAAAGCTTCTCAACCTGCTCGGCAGGTCAAATCGTTAGAGAAAATTGTCCACAACTTCAAACCGGTGTCGGACCATAAGCACAACATCGAGGACAAGGAACGGAAGAAGGCCGAGGGCAAAAAGTCCCGAGACGACAAGAACGCCGTTCTGGATATGTTGTTCAATGCCTTCGAGAAGCATCAGTACTACAATATCAAGGATTTGGTCAAAATCACTCGGCAGCCCATCAGCTATCTGaaggaaattttgaaggaaGTCTGTGATTACAATATGAAGAACCCGCACAAGAATATGTGGGAGTTGAAGAAGGAATATCGCCACTACAAGGAGGACGACAAGAAGGAAGATTCCAAGGGCGGTGGTTCTGATAGCGATAGTGACTGA
- the LOC129755054 gene encoding protein Asterix, with protein sequence MSASVDPRRPEKVNRYKPVDTGNQGAGVGDDLMPDYMNILGMIFSMCGLMMKLKWCAWLALYCSCISFANSRVSDDAKQVLSSFMLSVSAVVMSYLQNPTPMTPPWQTA encoded by the exons ATGTCTGCCAGTGTTGATCCTCGTCGACCGGAGAAGGTGAACCGCTATAAACCGGTGGACACCGGAAACCAGGGCGCAGGAGTCGGCGATGACCTCATGCCGGACTACATGAATATCCTGG GAATGATATTTTCCATGTGCGGTCTGATGATGAAGCTGAAATGGTGCGCCTGGTTGGCCCTGTACTGTTCCTGTATCAGCTTTGCCAATTCGCGCGTTTCGGACGACGCCAAGCAGGTCCTATCGTCGTTCATGCTGAGCGTGAGTGCCGTGGTGATGTCATATCTGCAGAATCCAACCCCGATGACGCCGCCCTGGCAAACGGCGTGA
- the LOC129755051 gene encoding uncharacterized protein LOC129755051: protein MATNRNAGRSPGKQSNTSSDMSSSLDSSDESFDGFDRSINKDESKVSLNSQQNDTEKSYETIVDDSTKLRQQNVEPREAGILDYIKSKLQSWEWKETLWPYIRDFVPKTWFQGLWCIVGVASLVGAYLFLYGKEQCDNFMSLQPKYPSVDPMLWATLNVSFARAFNREPGEPSSIVLLYDNTDTTVPVATNYLLKDIVSSNCFKDRKPVALTKTEFSDKKFVDDYREFIHRYREDIRNQGVVIVQDLHQIPAKTAPALFPFCDVYSPAVRKAMYFFTIGVAAENVTKEEPVVIAERILKQNWKQELNTNKLDPLLARLLENVFWIRSK, encoded by the exons ATGGCAACAAATAGAAACGCCGGAAGAAGCCCTGGGAAG CAATCCAATACCAGCTCCGACATGTCATCGAGCCTTGACTCCTCCGATGAGAGTTTTGACGGTTTTGACCGAAG TATAAACAAAGACGAAAGTAAAGTGTCTTTAAATAGCCAGCAAAACGATACTGAAAAGAGTTACGAAACTATCGTAGATGATTCCACCAAATTGAGGCAACAAAATGTGGAACCGAGAGAAGCTGGCATTCTTGATTATATTAAATCCAAGCTACAGTCCTGGGAATGGAAAGAAACATTATGGCCTTATATACGAGATTTTGTTCCAAAGACTTGGTTCCAAGGACTATGGTGTATAGTAGGTGTTGCATCTCTGGTGGGAGCATATCTGTTCTTATATGGGAAGGAACAATGTGACAACTTCATGTCACTGCAACCCAAGTACCCAAGCGTCGATCCAATGCTTTGGGCAACTTTGAATGTCAGCTTTGCACGGGCCTTTAACCGAGAACCAGGAGAACCATCCTCAATTGTACTGCTCTACGATAACACCGATACCACCGTGCCTGTAGCAACAAATTATCTACTGAAAGACATCGTTTCTTCAAATTGTTTCAAAGATCGTAAACCTGTTGCCCTAACGAAGACGGAATTTTCGGATAAGAAATTCGTGGACGATTATCGGGAATTCATACACCGGTATCGGGAAGATATACGGAATCAAGGAGTTGTTATTGTACAAGACCTACATCAAATTCCAGCGAAAACGGCTCCGGCCTTGTTTCCTTTCTGCGATGTGTACAGCCCGGCGGTTCGCAAAGCAATGTATTTCTTCACCATCGGTGtggctgcggagaacgtcaccAAGGAAGAACCAGTCGTGATAGCCGAGCGAATCCTGAAGCAGAACTGGAAGCAAGAATTGAATACCAACAAGCTCGATCCGCTGCTTGCACGCCTCTTGGAAAACGTGTTCTGGATTCGATCAAAGTAA